In the genome of Planctomycetota bacterium, one region contains:
- the murQ gene encoding N-acetylmuramic acid 6-phosphate etherase — translation MDVPDMNLPPDRSHVPTEGRLPEATGSDALPTADFLLLMSDQDAVAAAAVRKAVPQIAAFVDAIVRRFKDNGRVFYAGAGTSGRLGVLDASECPPTFDVEPGRVVGIIAGGTSALTVSSEGLEDDRRGIADVFGRFDLTDRDTVLGITAGGTTPYALGAIELGAEKGCLTGLLTCGIVPDEPKPDHVLHLQTGPEVLVGSTRLKAGTATKLALNMISTGLMVRMNKTHDDLMVDLRATNDKLEDRAARILMWMLDLSRDDAFRMLEAGEGRVKTAIVMATKGVDFLEAEDLLDETEGNLRKAIA, via the coding sequence ATGGACGTACCCGACATGAACCTGCCGCCGGATCGGTCGCACGTGCCAACCGAAGGCCGACTCCCCGAAGCGACCGGCTCCGACGCCCTGCCGACGGCCGACTTTCTCTTGCTCATGAGCGACCAGGACGCCGTCGCGGCAGCCGCAGTGCGGAAGGCCGTGCCGCAGATCGCGGCGTTCGTCGACGCGATCGTCCGGCGTTTCAAAGACAACGGCCGCGTCTTCTACGCCGGGGCGGGAACGTCGGGCCGGCTCGGCGTGCTCGATGCCAGCGAGTGCCCGCCGACCTTCGACGTCGAGCCCGGCCGCGTCGTCGGCATCATCGCCGGCGGCACGTCGGCCCTGACCGTCTCGTCCGAAGGCCTCGAAGACGACCGCCGCGGCATCGCCGACGTCTTCGGCCGGTTCGACCTGACCGATCGCGACACCGTCCTGGGCATCACCGCCGGCGGCACGACGCCGTACGCACTGGGCGCGATCGAGCTCGGTGCCGAGAAGGGTTGTCTGACGGGCCTGCTCACCTGCGGCATCGTGCCGGACGAGCCAAAGCCCGACCACGTGCTCCACCTGCAGACGGGGCCGGAGGTGCTCGTCGGCTCGACGCGCCTCAAGGCCGGCACCGCGACGAAGCTGGCGCTCAACATGATTTCGACCGGCCTGATGGTGCGGATGAACAAGACGCACGACGACCTCATGGTCGACCTGCGTGCGACCAACGACAAGCTCGAAGACCGCGCCGCCCGCATCCTGATGTGGATGCTCGACCTCAGCCGCGATGACGCGTTCCGCATGCTCGAAGCCGGCGAAGGCCGAGTGAAGACGGCGATCGTCATGGCGACCAAGGGCGTCGACTTCCTCGAGGCCGAGGACCTGCTGGACGAGACCGAGGGCAACCTTCGCAAGGCGATCGCATGA
- a CDS encoding anhydro-N-acetylmuramic acid kinase: MPERRRLVAGCMTGTSLDGLDVALVEIVGSGLDMTATLVATASRDLGDCGPRLRDLATNVPMTAGDIARVCRDFGRLHADVLRGLAGDRRLDLVAIHGQTVFHRPPVSWQLIDPWPVVQALNCPVVTDLRGADLVADGEGAPITPLADWVLFRDATRSRAIVNLGGFCNVTLLPAGDDIAGIRGFDVCVCNQLLDAAARRALGEPFDRDGGAAALGEVDDTASSELQQLLLAQRAQDRSLGTDDESLSWLDAHVDDLAPNDLLATTTHAIGRTIRDVLETKPHAERSVASDPESSRSDVRPGPTLRSGLGFDRSEVEVVIAGGGARNAALVGAMGPTKTTDTFGVPIEAREAVAMAILGALAHDRVPITLPAVTRRQEVVPLPGSWTYPT, from the coding sequence ATGCCCGAGCGTCGCCGGCTGGTCGCGGGCTGCATGACAGGCACCAGCCTCGACGGGCTGGACGTTGCGCTCGTCGAGATCGTCGGCAGCGGACTCGACATGACCGCGACGCTCGTCGCGACCGCATCGCGCGACCTCGGCGACTGCGGCCCACGTCTGCGTGATCTGGCGACGAACGTCCCGATGACAGCCGGCGATATCGCGCGTGTTTGCCGTGACTTTGGCCGATTGCACGCTGACGTTCTGCGCGGCCTTGCTGGCGATCGTCGACTCGACCTCGTCGCGATCCACGGCCAGACCGTCTTCCATCGGCCGCCGGTGTCGTGGCAGCTGATCGACCCGTGGCCGGTGGTGCAGGCGTTGAATTGCCCAGTCGTGACCGACCTGCGCGGGGCCGACCTTGTCGCGGATGGCGAAGGCGCACCGATCACGCCGCTGGCGGATTGGGTGTTGTTTCGCGACGCAACGAGGTCGCGGGCGATCGTCAACCTCGGCGGGTTCTGCAACGTCACGCTTCTGCCGGCGGGTGACGACATCGCTGGTATTCGGGGGTTCGACGTCTGCGTCTGCAACCAGCTTCTCGATGCGGCCGCACGACGAGCACTGGGCGAGCCCTTCGACCGCGACGGTGGCGCGGCGGCATTGGGGGAAGTCGACGACACCGCTTCGTCCGAGTTGCAGCAGTTGCTTCTTGCGCAACGTGCCCAGGATCGGTCGCTGGGCACGGACGACGAATCACTCTCGTGGCTCGATGCGCACGTCGACGACCTTGCTCCGAACGACCTCCTCGCAACGACCACCCACGCGATCGGTCGCACGATCCGTGACGTCCTCGAAACGAAGCCGCACGCAGAGCGAAGCGTCGCGTCGGATCCGGAGTCATCGCGCTCGGACGTCAGACCCGGTCCGACGCTGCGCTCTGGACTCGGCTTCGACCGGAGTGAGGTCGAGGTCGTGATCGCTGGGGGTGGTGCCCGGAACGCTGCGCTCGTCGGTGCGATGGGACCGACGAAGACCACCGACACCTTCGGGGTCCCGATCGAGGCGCGAGAAGCGGTCGCGATGGCGATCCTCGGGGCGTTGGCTCACGACAGGGTGCCGATCACGCTCCCGGCTGTGACGCGGCGGCAGGAGGTGGTACCCTTGCCCGGTTCATGGACGTACCCGACATGA
- a CDS encoding ATP-dependent Clp protease proteolytic subunit gives MTRKQRKSMENNLIPMVIEKSGRGERAFDIFSRLLKDRIIMLAGPVTDDSAQLIIAQLLFLSTEDPEADIHFYVNSPGGSVSAGFGILDTMKFLRCDVATYGIGMCASMGSALLAAGTKGKRFVLRNAQVMLHQPLLGGVMQGQATDLGIEAKHMLRLRERLYHMMAEWTGKSYDEILRDFDRNKWLFAEEAVDYGCADKVLERAPDTFTHHAPENDD, from the coding sequence TTGACGAGAAAACAAAGGAAAAGCATGGAAAACAACCTCATCCCCATGGTGATCGAGAAGTCCGGCCGCGGTGAGCGGGCGTTCGACATCTTCTCGCGCCTGCTCAAAGACCGCATCATCATGCTCGCCGGGCCCGTCACCGACGACTCGGCCCAGCTGATCATCGCCCAGCTTCTGTTCCTCTCGACCGAGGACCCCGAGGCCGACATCCACTTCTACGTCAACTCGCCAGGCGGATCGGTCAGTGCCGGCTTTGGCATCCTGGACACCATGAAGTTCCTGCGGTGCGACGTCGCCACCTACGGCATCGGCATGTGTGCCTCCATGGGCTCGGCCCTCCTCGCGGCCGGCACGAAGGGCAAGCGGTTCGTCCTTCGCAACGCTCAGGTCATGCTCCACCAACCACTGCTCGGCGGTGTCATGCAGGGCCAAGCGACCGACCTCGGCATCGAGGCCAAACACATGCTCCGGCTTCGCGAGCGTCTCTACCACATGATGGCCGAGTGGACCGGCAAGAGCTACGACGAGATCCTCAGGGATTTCGATCGCAACAAGTGGCTCTTCGCCGAAGAAGCCGTCGACTACGGGTGTGCCGACAAGGTGCTTGAACGAGCGCCCGACACGTTCACCCACCACGCCCCCGAGAACGACGACTGA
- a CDS encoding ATP-dependent Clp protease proteolytic subunit, translated as MLDPATLARMQGLVGDRPHVPTTNMPMAAPGGGYQRTREMTLEEMLLENRVVFLVGEINHASASRVIMQMMYLQSVKRDQDINFYINSPGGVVDDTLAMYDVMKFLTCDVATYCIGRAMSGGAIALAAGTKGKRFILPNAKVMIHQPYGGVYGQTSDIEIQAEEILKTKQTLNQILAKATGQTEEQIEKDAERDKFFDAQEAKDYGLIDEILGGEEDSDTVDAATDATKEK; from the coding sequence ATGCTCGATCCAGCGACCCTGGCACGGATGCAAGGCCTCGTCGGCGACCGGCCTCACGTGCCCACGACCAACATGCCCATGGCCGCGCCCGGTGGCGGCTACCAGCGCACACGCGAGATGACGCTCGAGGAGATGCTCCTCGAAAACCGCGTCGTCTTCCTCGTCGGCGAGATCAACCACGCCAGCGCCAGCCGCGTCATCATGCAGATGATGTACCTGCAGAGCGTCAAGCGCGACCAGGACATCAACTTCTACATCAACTCGCCCGGCGGCGTCGTGGACGACACGCTGGCGATGTACGACGTCATGAAGTTCCTGACCTGCGACGTCGCCACCTACTGCATCGGCCGGGCCATGAGCGGCGGGGCGATCGCCCTGGCCGCCGGCACCAAGGGCAAGCGGTTCATTCTGCCCAACGCCAAGGTGATGATCCACCAGCCCTACGGCGGCGTGTACGGCCAGACGAGCGACATCGAAATCCAAGCCGAGGAAATCCTCAAGACGAAGCAGACGCTCAACCAGATCCTCGCCAAGGCGACGGGTCAGACCGAAGAGCAGATCGAAAAGGATGCGGAGCGCGACAAGTTCTTCGACGCCCAGGAAGCCAAGGACTACGGCCTCATCGACGAGATCCTCGGCGGCGAAGAGGACAGCGACACCGTCGACGCAGCGACCGATGCGACGAAGGAGAAATAG
- a CDS encoding flavodoxin — translation MNIAIIYGTTTGQTADVAQQIKEQLGDLAADPIEVDNFDLATVGEYDALLLGIPTWDVGEMQYDWDMVADDFAGADLAGKTIALFGCGDQGAYADTFGDALGLLWDKLEPSGPKLVGRWSTDGYDYDASVGVREGKFLGLMCDQDCQPELTEERIRRWCEQLKAELEGAEVAAA, via the coding sequence ATGAACATCGCCATCATCTACGGAACCACCACCGGGCAGACTGCCGACGTCGCTCAGCAGATCAAGGAGCAGCTCGGCGATCTCGCAGCCGACCCGATCGAGGTGGACAACTTCGATCTCGCCACCGTCGGCGAGTACGACGCGCTGCTGCTGGGCATCCCGACCTGGGACGTGGGCGAGATGCAGTACGACTGGGACATGGTCGCCGACGACTTCGCTGGGGCGGATCTTGCGGGCAAGACGATCGCGCTGTTCGGCTGCGGCGACCAAGGCGCGTACGCGGACACGTTCGGCGATGCGCTGGGCCTGCTGTGGGACAAGCTCGAACCCAGCGGGCCGAAGCTCGTCGGACGCTGGTCGACCGACGGCTACGACTACGACGCGTCGGTCGGCGTGCGCGAGGGCAAGTTCCTCGGGCTCATGTGCGACCAGGATTGCCAGCCGGAGCTGACCGAAGAGCGCATCCGACGGTGGTGCGAGCAGCTCAAGGCGGAGCTGGAAGGTGCCGAGGTCGCGGCCGCGTGA
- a CDS encoding NAD-binding protein, whose translation MKSIAAQVIVHLRKGPTRSNGLVLLRFLAVLVAMVAAYSVVFHYLMLYEERLGYGDREHSWVTAVYWTLTVMSTLGFGDITFESDIGRAFSMLVLVSGTLFLLVLLPFTFIQFFYAPWMEAQRAARVPRRLPEDLADHVVISGTGPVVDDLIERFDQFGQRYVLLAGDDIEEALRLREMGLRVMLGEPDEVETFQLCRASAAAVFVACGEDVANANAVFVAREAAPHTPIVSAARTASAAKIQKLAGATRVVEFSELMGESLARRTIGGDADDVADGNVTEEGRPTLGGLLIAEANASRTPLVGKTLRENRLRDLGPSVLGVWDRGRFELATPDVVVSEHAVLLMAGTREQLEAYDESFVIYNVSGEPAVVIGGGRVGRATARSLKRRGISCNIVEQRPDRIDPSDVPEGTRIITGDAADPKVLQEAGLDDASSVLITTSDDATNIYLTLQMRHLKPDAQIVARAERDRSVDVLHRAGADVTMSMASVGVSRILKFVARADILPIAEGLNVIRLPSPDSMIGHKIEELDVRRDSGATIVAVDQGNGDIRVNPPADLVLEAGSELLFIGTAETEQKFLEKYSR comes from the coding sequence ATGAAGTCGATTGCGGCACAAGTCATCGTCCACCTGCGGAAAGGCCCGACGCGGAGCAACGGGTTGGTGTTGCTGCGCTTCCTCGCTGTGCTGGTCGCGATGGTCGCGGCATACAGCGTGGTGTTTCACTACCTGATGCTCTACGAAGAGCGCCTCGGCTATGGCGATCGAGAGCACTCGTGGGTGACGGCCGTCTACTGGACGCTGACCGTGATGAGCACGCTCGGCTTCGGCGACATCACCTTCGAGAGCGACATTGGCCGGGCGTTCAGCATGCTGGTGCTCGTCAGCGGCACGCTCTTCTTGCTCGTGCTGCTGCCGTTCACGTTCATCCAGTTCTTCTACGCCCCGTGGATGGAGGCCCAGCGTGCTGCACGCGTGCCGAGGCGTTTGCCCGAGGACCTGGCCGACCACGTCGTGATCAGCGGCACCGGGCCGGTCGTGGACGACCTCATCGAACGCTTCGACCAGTTCGGCCAGCGGTATGTCCTGCTCGCGGGCGATGACATCGAGGAGGCACTGCGTCTTCGCGAGATGGGCCTACGCGTCATGCTCGGCGAGCCGGACGAGGTCGAGACTTTCCAGCTCTGTCGAGCATCAGCCGCCGCGGTGTTCGTTGCTTGTGGCGAGGACGTCGCCAACGCGAACGCGGTCTTCGTCGCACGCGAGGCCGCACCGCACACGCCGATCGTCTCCGCCGCGCGAACCGCGTCGGCCGCCAAGATCCAGAAGCTCGCCGGGGCGACACGTGTCGTCGAGTTCAGCGAGCTGATGGGCGAATCGCTCGCCCGTCGCACCATCGGTGGCGACGCCGATGACGTGGCTGACGGCAACGTCACCGAAGAGGGCCGGCCGACGCTCGGCGGGCTCCTCATCGCCGAAGCCAACGCCAGTCGAACGCCGCTCGTCGGCAAAACCCTCCGCGAAAACCGCCTCCGCGACCTCGGCCCGAGCGTGCTGGGCGTCTGGGACCGAGGCCGATTCGAACTCGCGACGCCCGACGTCGTCGTCAGCGAACATGCGGTCCTGCTCATGGCCGGGACACGCGAACAGCTCGAGGCGTACGACGAGTCGTTCGTCATCTACAACGTCTCCGGCGAGCCGGCCGTCGTCATCGGCGGCGGACGCGTCGGGCGTGCGACGGCACGCTCGCTCAAGCGTCGCGGCATCTCGTGCAACATCGTCGAGCAGAGACCCGACCGCATCGACCCGAGCGACGTGCCCGAAGGCACCCGCATCATCACCGGCGACGCTGCTGATCCGAAGGTCTTGCAGGAGGCTGGTCTCGACGACGCGTCGAGCGTGCTGATCACGACCAGCGACGATGCGACCAACATCTACTTGACGCTCCAGATGCGGCACCTGAAGCCCGACGCGCAGATCGTCGCCCGGGCCGAGCGCGATCGGAGCGTCGACGTGCTGCACCGCGCGGGCGCGGACGTGACGATGTCGATGGCGTCGGTTGGCGTGAGCCGGATTCTGAAGTTCGTCGCCCGGGCCGACATCCTGCCGATCGCCGAGGGCCTGAACGTCATTCGCCTGCCCAGCCCGGACAGCATGATCGGCCACAAGATCGAAGAGCTCGACGTGCGACGCGACAGCGGCGCGACCATCGTCGCGGTCGATCAGGGCAACGGCGATATCCGCGTCAACCCGCCCGCCGACCTCGTCCTCGAAGCCGGCAGCGAACTCCTCTTCATCGGCACGGCCGAGACCGAGCAGAAGTTCCTGGAGAAGTACTCCCGCTGA
- a CDS encoding ATP-binding protein produces MSHDDDANPVTPPAAPLHASAPLVAAADRLLAASLDAVLLLDPEGVVSYANPSAEQLFGRPADSLLGASLGIPIDGGDLSRLTLRRPDGSSREAELRVVDLGDKSTQTIFVTLRDVTDKLELEQRLAGAEKMEAVGRLAGGVAHDFNNLLTAVIGYARLAERRVDKAEGFVDGQSDSLKGDLAEVRRAAETAQELTRSLLSFSGRHRPPSGRSDLNQLLVEHRRMYEAACGGKIRLEIDADNTPPVNAEPDQVDRILLNLLVNAHDATVGNGPSEEPIRIVLRHHADQGDYGWAELQIIDHGTGIPGSARPHVFEPFFTTKPEGLGTGLGLSTVYGLVRRSGGRVEFSDTPGGGTTFIIRLPCVDADATTDQTPTSDETSEALEALVHASENRALRVLLVEDQDAVRKLLMRILRRAHFDVDAAADGTQAIELLEEAAEGHRLPYDVIASDVAMPGLTGVDVAKRAGELFPDLPVLLMSGYTNGEVAASASPHFANTSMPWRFLQKPFEPDVLVRELVVALK; encoded by the coding sequence ATGAGTCACGACGACGACGCCAACCCCGTAACGCCACCGGCGGCGCCACTTCACGCCTCCGCGCCACTCGTCGCGGCGGCCGACCGGCTTCTGGCGGCATCGCTCGATGCGGTTCTCCTGCTCGACCCCGAAGGCGTTGTCAGCTATGCCAACCCCTCTGCCGAACAACTCTTCGGCCGACCCGCAGACTCGCTGCTGGGCGCGTCGCTCGGCATTCCGATCGATGGCGGTGACCTGAGCCGGCTGACGCTGCGTCGACCCGACGGCTCCTCACGCGAGGCCGAACTCCGCGTCGTCGACCTTGGCGACAAGTCGACGCAAACGATCTTCGTCACGCTCCGCGACGTCACCGACAAGCTGGAGCTCGAACAGCGTCTGGCCGGGGCCGAAAAGATGGAAGCGGTCGGCCGGCTCGCCGGCGGCGTCGCGCACGACTTCAACAACCTGCTCACCGCTGTCATCGGCTACGCAAGGCTCGCCGAACGTCGCGTCGACAAGGCCGAGGGTTTCGTCGACGGCCAGAGCGACAGCCTCAAGGGCGACCTCGCCGAGGTGCGCCGCGCTGCGGAGACCGCTCAGGAACTCACGCGTTCGCTGCTGAGTTTCTCCGGTCGGCATCGCCCGCCGTCGGGCCGCAGCGATCTCAACCAGCTGCTCGTCGAGCATCGCCGGATGTACGAAGCGGCGTGCGGCGGGAAGATTCGCCTCGAAATCGACGCCGACAACACGCCACCCGTCAACGCCGAGCCCGACCAGGTCGATCGCATTCTGCTCAACCTGCTCGTCAACGCCCACGACGCCACCGTCGGCAACGGCCCGAGCGAGGAGCCGATTCGCATCGTGCTGCGGCACCACGCCGACCAAGGCGACTACGGCTGGGCGGAGCTGCAGATCATCGACCATGGGACGGGCATCCCAGGCAGCGCCAGGCCGCACGTGTTCGAGCCGTTCTTCACCACCAAGCCCGAAGGACTCGGCACGGGCCTGGGCCTCAGCACCGTTTACGGCTTGGTTCGACGAAGCGGCGGACGCGTCGAGTTCTCCGACACACCCGGCGGCGGAACGACGTTCATCATTCGCCTGCCATGCGTCGATGCCGATGCCACGACCGATCAGACGCCGACCTCCGACGAGACGTCCGAGGCGTTGGAGGCGCTCGTCCACGCCAGTGAGAATCGCGCCCTTCGCGTGCTGCTCGTCGAAGACCAGGACGCGGTCAGGAAGCTCCTGATGCGCATCCTGCGTCGCGCCCACTTCGACGTCGACGCCGCCGCCGACGGCACACAGGCGATCGAACTGCTCGAGGAAGCCGCCGAAGGTCATCGCCTGCCGTACGACGTCATCGCCAGCGACGTCGCGATGCCCGGCCTGACCGGCGTCGACGTCGCCAAGCGTGCCGGCGAGCTCTTCCCCGACCTGCCGGTCCTGCTGATGAGCGGCTACACCAACGGCGAAGTCGCCGCCTCCGCCTCACCGCACTTCGCCAACACGTCGATGCCGTGGCGCTTCCTCCAAAAACCCTTCGAACCCGACGTCCTCGTCCGCGAACTCGTCGTCGCGCTCAAGTGA
- the kaiC gene encoding circadian clock protein KaiC, which yields MSDPAATASDDNPARTPRDGAGGDASYYQGFFSTPGRHQDGTERTPSGIAGLDELLGGGMPVGRAILIAGTAGTGKTLAAIHFALDGAAEADSAAVFVSFEESSDQLRRTIASLGRDAKKAEDGGKLILLDVLPSHLEGGEAVQDMPDKHDGGGDVVLDDSFDLAGLLARIVNAAQKINADRVVIDSLAGLAANFVSSERHSGDRFDPNLALRPPLRQLIEGLKRAGLTVLLTGERSGDDGPVSRFGLDEFITDGVLLFRNNRYGERRRRSVEIKKLRSCAHVEGESPFVIRAGRGISVLGISTMQLTQGSGVERTTTGVPELDRMTDGGLFRDSVVLISGATGLGKTLLCNHFVMGGANAGEKSMFLAFEESREQVFRNAAAFGLDLKEAERSGKIVLESLYPEALGMEEHLLRIQEVVRREQPRRLVIDSLSALERIGPQFAFRQFLIGLAAFVKQNRVTTVLTAGGGSLGDEVSISEQHISTLNDTIIMLRYIDTQGRMERALTLLKMRGSMHAREHRRYRITDSGMVLAGPKGDINRLRTGEAMTSDVSDIDPTSDLD from the coding sequence ATGAGCGATCCCGCCGCGACAGCTTCCGACGACAACCCCGCGCGTACCCCGCGCGACGGTGCCGGCGGCGACGCGTCGTACTACCAGGGCTTCTTCTCCACGCCCGGACGCCACCAGGACGGCACCGAACGCACGCCCAGCGGCATCGCCGGCCTCGACGAGCTCCTAGGCGGCGGCATGCCGGTCGGACGGGCGATCCTCATCGCCGGGACGGCCGGCACAGGAAAGACGCTCGCGGCAATCCACTTCGCACTCGACGGCGCAGCCGAGGCCGACTCGGCGGCGGTCTTCGTCAGCTTCGAAGAGTCCAGCGACCAGCTGCGTCGCACCATCGCCAGCCTCGGCCGGGACGCCAAGAAGGCCGAAGACGGCGGAAAGCTCATCCTGCTCGACGTCCTGCCGTCGCACCTCGAAGGCGGCGAGGCGGTCCAGGACATGCCCGACAAGCACGACGGCGGCGGCGACGTCGTGCTGGACGACTCGTTCGACCTAGCCGGTCTGCTCGCGCGCATCGTCAACGCCGCTCAGAAGATCAACGCCGACCGCGTCGTGATCGACTCGCTTGCCGGACTCGCCGCCAACTTCGTCAGCAGCGAGCGACACAGCGGCGACCGCTTCGACCCGAATCTGGCACTTCGTCCGCCGCTCCGGCAGCTCATCGAAGGCCTCAAGCGCGCCGGGCTGACTGTCCTGCTCACCGGCGAACGCTCCGGAGACGACGGCCCCGTCAGCCGATTCGGCCTCGACGAGTTCATCACCGACGGCGTGCTGCTGTTCCGCAACAACCGCTACGGCGAGCGACGTCGACGCAGCGTCGAGATCAAGAAGCTCCGCAGTTGCGCCCACGTCGAGGGCGAGAGTCCCTTCGTCATCCGTGCCGGACGAGGCATCAGCGTGCTGGGCATCTCGACGATGCAGCTGACACAAGGTTCGGGCGTCGAGCGCACGACGACCGGCGTGCCCGAGCTGGACCGCATGACCGACGGCGGACTCTTCCGCGACTCGGTCGTCCTCATCAGCGGCGCGACGGGCCTGGGCAAAACGCTCCTGTGCAACCACTTCGTCATGGGCGGAGCCAACGCCGGCGAGAAGTCGATGTTCCTCGCGTTCGAAGAAAGCCGCGAGCAGGTCTTCCGCAACGCCGCCGCCTTCGGGCTCGACCTCAAAGAGGCCGAGCGGAGCGGCAAGATCGTGCTCGAGAGCCTGTATCCGGAGGCGCTCGGCATGGAGGAACACTTGCTCCGCATCCAGGAAGTCGTCAGGCGAGAACAGCCGCGACGCTTGGTGATCGACTCGCTGTCGGCCCTGGAACGCATCGGGCCACAGTTCGCGTTTCGCCAGTTTCTCATCGGCCTGGCAGCCTTCGTGAAGCAGAACCGCGTGACCACCGTCCTGACGGCCGGCGGTGGAAGCCTGGGCGACGAGGTGAGCATCAGCGAGCAGCACATCAGCACGCTCAACGACACGATCATCATGCTCCGCTACATCGACACGCAGGGTCGCATGGAGCGCGCCCTGACGCTGCTCAAGATGCGCGGCAGCATGCACGCGCGCGAGCACCGCCGCTACCGTATTACCGACTCGGGCATGGTCCTGGCTGGACCCAAGGGTGACATCAACCGGCTTCGTACGGGCGAGGCCATGACCTCAGACGTCTCGGACATCGACCCGACCAGCGACCTCGACTGA
- a CDS encoding RtcB family protein produces the protein MKEKAIIKMGVPAELVPRVRQRIKQLAREGVFDGRDAKGHVWRLVNKPDELTADAHWSDLAPVFVELKEAHERLHPFTPRETPADIAIWGEGLDANALEQMDRAATLPVAVRGALMPDAHLGYGLPIGGVLAVKNAVIPYAVGVDIACRMRLSVYDLPGERLEGLREKLKNAIESETRFGTGAVFKEPNDHDVLDADWSVSPVTEKFKTKARKQLGTSGSGNHFVEFGTVTLVAPDLGLPAGTYLALLSHSGSRGTGAMVCEHYSRIAMDRHPELPKQLKHLSWLDLDSEAGAEYFAAMNLMGDYAAANHEVIHKRVAKAAGLKIAATVENHHNFAWLEEHDGEEVVVHRKGATPAGGGVLGVIPGSMATPGYVVRGRGKPESLTSASHGAGRVMSRRQAQSKFRWSHVKPQLDEANVELMSAGLDEVPGVYKDIEAVMAAQTDLVDVVARFDPRIVKMAPAGEKAED, from the coding sequence ATGAAGGAGAAGGCCATCATCAAGATGGGCGTGCCGGCCGAGCTGGTGCCCCGTGTTCGGCAGCGGATCAAGCAGCTCGCCCGCGAGGGCGTGTTCGACGGCCGCGATGCCAAGGGCCACGTCTGGCGTCTCGTCAACAAGCCCGACGAGCTGACGGCTGACGCGCACTGGAGCGACCTGGCACCGGTGTTCGTCGAGCTGAAGGAGGCCCACGAGCGGCTCCACCCGTTCACGCCACGCGAGACCCCGGCCGACATCGCCATCTGGGGCGAAGGCCTCGACGCCAACGCTCTGGAGCAGATGGACCGCGCCGCGACGCTGCCCGTGGCCGTGCGTGGTGCGCTCATGCCCGACGCCCACCTCGGCTACGGCCTGCCGATCGGCGGGGTGCTGGCGGTCAAGAACGCGGTCATCCCGTATGCGGTCGGCGTCGACATCGCTTGCCGTATGAGGCTGTCGGTCTACGACCTGCCCGGCGAGCGGCTCGAAGGGCTTCGCGAGAAGCTCAAGAACGCCATCGAGTCCGAGACGCGCTTCGGTACCGGGGCCGTGTTCAAGGAGCCCAACGACCACGACGTCCTTGACGCCGACTGGTCCGTGAGCCCGGTGACGGAGAAGTTCAAGACGAAGGCGCGCAAGCAGCTCGGCACGAGCGGCAGCGGGAACCACTTCGTCGAGTTCGGAACCGTCACCCTCGTCGCACCCGACCTCGGCCTGCCCGCGGGCACGTACCTCGCGCTCCTGTCGCACTCGGGCAGCCGTGGAACCGGGGCCATGGTCTGCGAGCACTACAGCCGCATCGCGATGGATCGGCACCCGGAGCTTCCAAAGCAGCTCAAGCACCTGTCGTGGCTCGACCTCGACAGCGAGGCGGGGGCCGAGTACTTCGCGGCGATGAACCTCATGGGCGACTACGCGGCCGCCAACCACGAGGTCATCCACAAGCGGGTCGCCAAGGCGGCGGGCCTGAAGATCGCGGCGACGGTGGAGAACCACCACAACTTCGCCTGGCTCGAAGAGCACGACGGCGAAGAGGTGGTCGTCCACCGAAAGGGCGCAACCCCGGCCGGCGGGGGCGTTCTGGGCGTCATCCCCGGCTCGATGGCCACGCCCGGCTACGTCGTCCGCGGCCGTGGCAAGCCCGAGTCGCTCACGTCCGCCAGCCACGGTGCCGGCCGGGTGATGAGCCGGCGTCAGGCGCAGTCCAAGTTCCGCTGGAGTCACGTCAAGCCGCAGCTGGACGAGGCGAACGTGGAGCTGATGAGTGCCGGCCTCGACGAGGTGCCGGGCGTCTACAAGGACATCGAAGCGGTCATGGCCGCCCAGACCGACCTTGTGGACGTGGTCGCCCGGTTCGACCCGCGCATCGTGAAGATGGCCCCCGCCGGCGAGAAGGCGGAGGACTGA